A single genomic interval of uncultured Desulfobacter sp. harbors:
- the rsfS gene encoding ribosome silencing factor has protein sequence MIALEEEYIPYLAPIFDRKPKSVTALMVSELTSYTDLVVIVEAGSSRQVTSLSEHIIKSLKGVKIKATGTEGVKEGQWALLDFGHLIIHVFESDAKTFYDLEGLWSDAEPVDLSKFNTQTTTNMEDDDGF, from the coding sequence ATGATCGCCCTCGAAGAGGAATATATCCCCTATCTTGCCCCTATATTTGACAGAAAACCCAAAAGCGTAACCGCACTGATGGTCAGCGAGCTTACCTCCTACACAGACTTGGTGGTCATTGTAGAGGCCGGATCAAGCAGGCAGGTAACCTCCCTTTCCGAACATATTATAAAATCCCTTAAGGGTGTAAAAATAAAGGCGACAGGGACAGAAGGCGTTAAGGAAGGCCAATGGGCGCTTCTGGATTTCGGGCATCTGATCATTCATGTTTTTGAATCCGATGCCAAGACGTTTTACGACCTTGAAGGACTGTGGAGTGATGCCGAACCGGTTGATCTGAGTAAATTTAATACGCAGACAACAACAAATATGGAGGATGACGATGGGTTCTGA
- a CDS encoding ribonuclease H-like domain-containing protein, translating to MLTNSFQHIPGIGAVTEEQLWASGLLNWQQIRPENTLKISPKRFETIAAYTRESFEHLKNKNPVYFADLLPANEHWRLFNEFRESTAYIDIETTGIRLYGFEITTIALYDGKNIRYYIQGQNLEAFIEDIQNYNVIVTYNGKTFDVPFIEGQFGIQLNHAHIDLRYVLKSLGYSGGLKRCEKALGLNRGDLEGVDGYFAVFLWHDYQQNKNEKALETLLAYNIEDVVNLETLMVKAYNMKIKDTPFNGIHELPLPKMPEIPFKPDLQTIDRIKTTMIGS from the coding sequence ATGCTGACGAACTCATTTCAACATATACCAGGTATTGGGGCTGTAACTGAAGAACAGTTATGGGCATCCGGGCTATTGAACTGGCAGCAGATTAGACCTGAAAATACGTTGAAAATCTCACCAAAACGTTTTGAGACCATTGCTGCATATACCAGGGAATCTTTTGAGCATCTTAAAAATAAAAATCCCGTCTATTTTGCAGATCTTTTACCGGCAAATGAACATTGGCGGTTATTCAATGAATTCCGGGAATCCACAGCATACATTGATATAGAAACAACCGGCATCCGGCTGTATGGTTTTGAGATTACAACTATTGCACTTTATGATGGAAAAAATATCCGATATTACATTCAGGGACAGAACCTTGAAGCGTTCATAGAAGATATTCAAAATTACAATGTCATAGTTACCTACAACGGTAAGACGTTTGATGTGCCGTTTATCGAAGGTCAATTCGGAATTCAGCTGAATCATGCCCACATAGATTTGAGGTATGTGTTAAAGAGTTTAGGCTATTCCGGTGGGTTGAAACGCTGTGAGAAGGCTTTGGGGTTGAACCGTGGTGATCTGGAGGGGGTTGATGGCTATTTTGCTGTTTTCTTGTGGCATGATTATCAGCAGAACAAAAATGAAAAGGCTTTAGAAACCCTTTTGGCTTATAATATTGAGGACGTCGTTAATTTGGAAACCTTGATGGTCAAAGCATACAATATGAAAATCAAGGACACGCCGTTCAACGGTATCCATGAGTTACCCCTCCCGAAGATGCCGGAAATACCATTTAAGCCGGATCTTCAAACAATAGACAGAATTAAAACCACTATGATCGGTTCATAA
- the rplU gene encoding 50S ribosomal protein L21 gives MYAVIRTGGKQYKVHEDQVLKVEKLDGGEGSEIEFNDVLLYSDGETVTLGAPQVENASVKAFIVEQGRSKKQLVFKYKRRKGYRKMRGHRQHYTEIKINSISV, from the coding sequence ATGTATGCAGTAATCAGAACCGGGGGCAAACAATACAAGGTCCACGAAGATCAAGTTTTAAAAGTTGAAAAGCTTGACGGCGGTGAAGGATCGGAAATTGAATTTAATGATGTCCTTTTATACTCCGATGGTGAGACCGTAACTTTAGGCGCGCCCCAAGTTGAGAATGCAAGCGTCAAAGCTTTTATCGTGGAGCAGGGCCGGAGCAAAAAACAGCTTGTATTCAAATACAAACGGCGTAAAGGCTACCGGAAAATGAGAGGCCACAGACAGCACTACACTGAAATCAAGATTAATTCTATTTCAGTTTAG
- the nadD gene encoding nicotinate (nicotinamide) nucleotide adenylyltransferase, producing the protein MNAGLFGGTFNPIHNGHLGIIQYVKAHYAFDTIILYPSALPPHKPNLNLACAQDRLTMVKSAVKNLDGFQVSDIELQREGPSFTIDTISQFKTIYGSHTRFHLLLGSDAFFDTPSWKQARHIFGALPVIVMQRGEKTGMAPFASFIDEHVSKGYKLKNDNIFVHDRLFPIRICNVPRIDISSTQIRNRIKSGKSISGLVPDDVETFIRTKDLYK; encoded by the coding sequence ATGAATGCAGGACTTTTCGGCGGCACATTCAATCCGATTCACAATGGTCATTTAGGCATTATTCAATATGTTAAGGCACACTACGCCTTTGACACAATCATCCTTTACCCGTCAGCCCTGCCTCCCCACAAACCAAACCTGAACTTGGCTTGTGCCCAAGACCGGCTTACCATGGTAAAAAGCGCAGTAAAAAATCTGGATGGATTTCAGGTATCCGACATTGAACTGCAGCGCGAAGGTCCGTCATTTACCATTGATACCATATCCCAGTTCAAAACCATCTATGGCAGCCACACCCGTTTTCATTTGCTTTTAGGCTCTGATGCTTTTTTTGATACGCCCTCTTGGAAACAAGCCCGTCATATTTTTGGGGCCCTGCCCGTAATCGTGATGCAGCGCGGTGAAAAAACCGGTATGGCACCTTTTGCATCCTTTATTGACGAACACGTTTCAAAAGGCTACAAGCTTAAGAACGATAATATTTTTGTCCATGACCGGCTTTTTCCCATCCGCATCTGCAATGTTCCAAGGATTGATATTTCATCAACACAGATACGGAACCGAATCAAATCCGGTAAATCCATCTCAGGACTTGTACCTGACGATGTTGAGACTTTTATCAGAACAAAGGATTTATATAAATGA
- the rpmA gene encoding 50S ribosomal protein L27 — translation MSHKKAAGSSKNGRDSNAQRRGVKKFGGEQVTAGNIIIRQCGTKIHPGNNVGMGKDFTIFAKIDGVVTFERKGRDRKKVSVYDA, via the coding sequence ATGTCACATAAGAAAGCAGCAGGCAGTTCAAAAAACGGTCGTGATTCAAACGCCCAGCGGCGGGGCGTAAAGAAATTCGGCGGAGAACAAGTCACCGCCGGTAATATCATTATCAGACAATGCGGCACCAAAATTCATCCCGGCAACAATGTTGGTATGGGCAAAGACTTTACCATTTTTGCCAAGATTGACGGTGTCGTGACCTTTGAAAGAAAAGGTCGTGACAGAAAAAAAGTTAGTGTTTATGACGCGTGA
- the obgE gene encoding GTPase ObgE — MKFVDEAIVTIRSGSGGAGCVSFRRERFIEKGGPDGGDGGDGGDVILRVDPSKRTLYEYRRQKRLSAKNGAPGLGRQKHGKNGSHCYLTLPPGTIVFDAQTSQVLADLTDPDKEIVIAQGGMGGRGNKRFATSTNRVPRFAQPGIPGVEMKLRLELKLMADVGLVGLPNAGKSTLISAMSAARPKIADYPFTTLTPTIGMVEAPFGEPFAVADIPGLIEGAHEGVGLGIKFLKHIERTGILVHLIDSGDIDPENPLAQFQLINNELSMHSDTLANKTQVVVLNKIDLTGTKNRVEAFQNALPDQTIFTISAATGKGVKPLIKHLAQLLQAAASEDKE, encoded by the coding sequence GTGAAATTTGTTGATGAGGCCATTGTTACGATCAGGTCCGGAAGCGGCGGTGCAGGGTGCGTCAGTTTCCGGCGTGAGCGTTTCATTGAAAAAGGCGGGCCTGACGGCGGAGACGGCGGCGATGGGGGGGATGTCATCCTCCGGGTGGATCCTTCAAAACGGACCCTGTATGAATATCGCCGCCAGAAACGCTTAAGTGCAAAGAACGGGGCTCCCGGCCTCGGTCGGCAGAAGCATGGCAAAAACGGCAGCCACTGCTATTTGACACTTCCACCTGGTACCATTGTCTTTGATGCCCAAACGTCACAGGTTCTTGCAGACCTCACCGATCCCGACAAAGAAATAGTCATAGCCCAGGGCGGTATGGGCGGACGGGGCAATAAACGGTTTGCCACATCCACCAACAGGGTGCCCAGATTTGCCCAGCCCGGAATCCCCGGCGTTGAGATGAAACTTCGCCTGGAACTCAAGCTCATGGCAGATGTGGGGCTTGTGGGTCTGCCCAACGCAGGCAAGTCCACTTTGATTTCGGCCATGTCTGCGGCTCGCCCTAAAATTGCAGACTATCCCTTTACCACACTGACCCCCACCATCGGCATGGTGGAAGCACCCTTTGGCGAACCCTTTGCCGTGGCCGACATTCCCGGGCTGATTGAAGGTGCCCATGAAGGCGTGGGACTTGGGATAAAATTTCTTAAACATATTGAACGTACCGGTATTCTGGTGCATCTTATTGATTCCGGTGACATTGATCCGGAAAATCCGTTGGCACAGTTTCAGCTTATAAACAACGAATTGTCAATGCACAGCGATACCCTGGCAAACAAAACCCAGGTTGTGGTGCTCAACAAAATTGATCTTACGGGCACAAAAAACCGGGTTGAGGCCTTTCAAAACGCTTTGCCTGATCAGACTATTTTTACCATTTCCGCAGCCACGGGCAAAGGCGTTAAACCTTTGATCAAACACCTGGCTCAATTGCTTCAAGCGGCAGCATCTGAAGACAAGGAATAA
- the gpmI gene encoding 2,3-bisphosphoglycerate-independent phosphoglycerate mutase, giving the protein MGSEKQPVNILMILDGWGINASEEGNAVAAANTPFLDTLLAEYPSTTLKCSGEAVGLPDGTMGNSEVGHMNIGAGRIVPQDFVRINTAIRDNSFSSTPALVSVMDKVKQAGKSLHLLGLLSDGGVHSHITHLFALIKMARIKGISKVYIHPIMDGRDTSPTSGIEFINQLDQKIQDLGIGKVATMTGRFWAMDRDTRWERVQKAYELYTQGKGVDASDQTPAQAIQAAYDREETDEFIKPICFCPGDEGAVEKGDGVIFFNFRADRAKEITRAFTEKNFDGFKRTVNPILSDFVCMTQYDEQFDLPAAFGPQHLDNIFGQILSENKISQLRIAETEKYAHVTYFFNGGDEAVFEGEERILIPSPRDVDTYDQKPEMSADKVADKACEQIRSGKFQFVVLNFANMDMVGHTGIFDAAVKACETVDRCVKKVVEAIWETGGTAFITADHGNSEQMLAQDGSPYTAHTLNPVRFIVAAKPAPAITLLDGKLGDIAPTILNVLGIEQPLEMTGQCLIQGK; this is encoded by the coding sequence ATGGGTTCTGAAAAACAGCCGGTCAATATTTTGATGATACTTGACGGATGGGGCATCAACGCATCGGAAGAAGGCAATGCCGTGGCTGCAGCCAATACACCGTTTCTGGATACGCTGTTGGCGGAGTACCCCAGCACAACCCTTAAATGCAGCGGTGAGGCCGTGGGCCTTCCCGACGGTACCATGGGCAACTCCGAGGTAGGACACATGAACATTGGGGCCGGCAGGATCGTGCCCCAGGATTTTGTCCGGATCAACACGGCCATCCGGGATAATAGTTTTTCGTCTACCCCGGCGCTTGTTTCGGTCATGGACAAAGTTAAACAGGCCGGCAAAAGCCTTCATCTTTTGGGACTGCTTTCCGATGGCGGGGTCCACTCCCACATCACCCATCTGTTTGCTCTAATAAAAATGGCAAGGATTAAGGGCATTTCAAAGGTTTATATCCACCCCATAATGGATGGCCGGGACACCTCTCCCACTTCAGGCATTGAATTTATAAACCAGCTTGACCAAAAAATCCAGGACCTTGGTATAGGAAAGGTGGCGACCATGACCGGGCGCTTCTGGGCCATGGACAGGGATACACGCTGGGAACGGGTACAAAAAGCCTATGAACTTTATACCCAAGGCAAAGGTGTTGACGCTTCGGACCAGACCCCTGCCCAAGCCATCCAAGCCGCCTATGACAGGGAAGAAACCGATGAGTTTATAAAACCGATATGCTTTTGCCCGGGCGATGAAGGGGCTGTCGAAAAAGGAGATGGTGTCATTTTCTTCAACTTCCGGGCAGACCGGGCAAAAGAGATCACCCGGGCATTCACGGAAAAAAACTTTGACGGGTTTAAGCGTACTGTAAATCCTATACTTAGCGATTTTGTGTGCATGACCCAGTATGATGAACAATTTGATTTGCCTGCAGCCTTTGGTCCCCAGCATCTGGACAACATTTTCGGGCAGATCCTAAGCGAAAATAAGATCTCTCAACTTCGCATTGCAGAGACTGAAAAATACGCCCATGTCACCTATTTTTTCAACGGCGGTGATGAGGCGGTTTTTGAGGGAGAAGAGCGCATACTCATCCCTTCTCCACGGGATGTGGACACCTACGACCAGAAACCTGAAATGAGTGCAGACAAAGTGGCCGACAAAGCCTGCGAGCAGATCCGTTCAGGCAAATTCCAATTTGTGGTGCTTAACTTTGCCAACATGGACATGGTGGGTCATACCGGCATTTTTGATGCGGCGGTAAAGGCATGTGAAACCGTGGACCGCTGTGTAAAAAAAGTGGTGGAAGCCATCTGGGAAACCGGCGGCACTGCGTTTATCACGGCAGACCACGGCAACTCCGAACAAATGCTGGCCCAGGACGGGTCCCCCTATACGGCCCATACCTTAAATCCGGTGAGGTTTATTGTTGCCGCCAAACCAGCTCCAGCCATTACGCTGCTGGACGGCAAACTTGGTGATATTGCGCCGACCATACTCAATGTTCTTGGAATAGAGCAGCCTTTGGAAATGACAGGCCAATGCCTTATCCAGGGTAAATAA
- a CDS encoding zinc ribbon domain-containing protein YjdM — protein sequence MSVEENVCPKCNSPYAYPDGMLWICPECAHEWTPEQASDTPSEDAPRFIDANGNPLQDGDTVTTIKDLKAGKDTMKLGTKVKNIKLLDDPVNGHDISCKIPGFGAMYLKCSVVKKA from the coding sequence ATGTCAGTTGAAGAAAATGTGTGTCCTAAATGTAATTCACCTTATGCCTATCCCGATGGCATGTTATGGATATGCCCTGAATGTGCTCATGAATGGACACCCGAGCAGGCGTCTGATACCCCCTCGGAAGATGCACCGCGATTCATAGATGCCAATGGCAATCCTTTGCAGGATGGCGATACGGTGACCACCATCAAAGATCTTAAGGCCGGGAAGGACACAATGAAATTGGGTACCAAGGTCAAAAACATCAAACTCCTTGATGACCCTGTAAATGGCCATGATATTTCCTGTAAGATCCCAGGGTTTGGCGCCATGTACCTTAAATGTTCTGTTGTTAAGAAGGCATAA